In the Borrelia turicatae 91E135 genome, one interval contains:
- a CDS encoding Hsp70 family protein has translation MEKWIGIDLGTTNTVASYFDANSRVILNDRGERMTPSIVSFTDSGIIVGSIARHQILVNPDKTFYNFKVDIGTEVSYEVGNNTYRAEDIASYLLLNVKMNAEKFLGTEICDVVITVPAYFSEIQRRGVVEAASLAGLKCRAILNEPTAAALSYAFEKQIDGLFLVYDLGGGTFDVTLLEKQNDTYTVLAIKGENKLGGNNFNEVIERHVLTSFEEEYPDIDLDDIVILEQIRDKIEEAKKSLSIMDEVSIVLPFLDGKHLNYKLKRNDFNSMIKEFIEKTISLTNECIADSGVDLERISKIILSGGSTRIPLVKERLKEIFPKIEVLDSLNQDEVVANGAGIHACSLSNNSTLIDFKDVTPYSLGIETCNDGFFTLIKRNTLLPVCERKIFTTTNDYQEEIEIHVLQGEYKKASLNYSIGRFFFSNIQKALRGMPKIEILFSLDESGILSISAKDLDTHVSKSIQIRMTSSSFDSGFENEGVLASLEDMRSSRVLEDSIELT, from the coding sequence ATGGAAAAATGGATAGGCATAGATCTTGGGACTACAAATACTGTAGCGTCTTATTTTGATGCTAATTCTAGGGTTATATTAAATGATAGGGGTGAGAGAATGACACCTTCTATTGTGTCTTTTACAGATTCTGGTATTATTGTTGGTAGTATTGCTAGACATCAAATATTGGTAAACCCAGATAAGACTTTTTATAATTTTAAAGTTGATATAGGTACCGAAGTCTCTTATGAAGTGGGTAATAATACATATAGAGCTGAGGATATTGCTTCTTATTTACTTTTAAATGTGAAGATGAATGCTGAGAAATTTTTAGGTACAGAGATTTGTGATGTTGTAATAACTGTTCCTGCTTATTTTTCTGAAATTCAAAGAAGAGGTGTTGTAGAAGCTGCAAGTCTTGCGGGATTGAAATGTCGTGCAATACTTAATGAACCAACAGCAGCCGCTTTGTCTTATGCTTTTGAAAAACAAATAGATGGATTATTTCTTGTTTATGACCTTGGTGGTGGAACTTTTGATGTTACTCTTTTAGAAAAACAAAATGATACTTATACTGTTCTTGCAATTAAGGGCGAGAATAAACTTGGCGGAAATAATTTTAATGAAGTCATAGAAAGGCATGTCTTAACCAGTTTTGAGGAAGAATATCCTGATATTGATTTAGATGATATTGTTATTCTTGAACAGATAAGAGACAAAATTGAAGAAGCTAAAAAAAGTTTATCTATTATGGATGAGGTTAGTATTGTATTACCTTTTCTTGATGGCAAGCATTTGAATTATAAACTTAAGAGAAATGATTTTAATTCTATGATTAAGGAATTTATAGAGAAAACTATTAGTCTTACAAATGAATGTATTGCCGATTCAGGTGTTGATCTTGAACGTATTTCAAAAATAATACTTTCAGGAGGTTCAACAAGAATTCCTTTAGTTAAAGAGAGATTGAAGGAAATTTTTCCTAAAATTGAAGTATTGGATTCCTTAAATCAAGATGAAGTTGTTGCAAATGGTGCGGGCATTCATGCTTGTAGTCTGTCAAATAATAGTACTCTTATTGATTTTAAAGATGTAACCCCTTATTCTCTTGGCATTGAGACTTGTAATGATGGATTTTTTACGTTAATTAAGAGAAATACTTTATTACCGGTTTGTGAGCGAAAAATCTTTACAACAACTAATGATTATCAGGAAGAGATTGAGATACATGTCCTTCAAGGTGAATATAAGAAAGCATCTTTGAATTATTCTATAGGCAGATTCTTTTTTAGTAATATACAAAAGGCTTTAAGAGGTATGCCAAAGATAGAGATACTTTTTAGTTTGGATGAAAGTGGTATCTTAAGCATTTCTGCAAAAGATTTAGATACGCATGTTTCTAAGTCAATTCAAATAAGAATGACAAGTTCTTCTTTTGATAGTGGTTTTGAAAACGAAGGTGTTCTTGCTTCATTAGAAGACATGAGATCTAGTAGGGTGTTAGAAGACAGTATTGAATTGACTTAA
- a CDS encoding FapA family protein: protein MATISDFADFRNRIKNYLERENRINLIEVESDTLEEALNDASLELSVPYKDLNYEVLVRGNNGLFGYGKKNWKIVAYKNSYSKFGVTDVLSSQSEFEEVASLDGKFFIRRTAKGVFLKVTPAQGDGSVVKFKDVMDKFASYSNIKDLDENFVRSVIEDANGKYEQVSVFEADLVESVTMMVHISEDSMSVTVEFTVPGPNGAEVLEKDIYSILKKYGVSDRALLKNKIKEFVDYPFYGEPVEMARGVNPVKGRDAYINFIAKSKSSGEYGAVGNEFRNVNRGDELAEIIPLSEGIEGYTVFGKILRAEHGRELDLILGDNTFMEGNKIIAGCDGYISISNGIISVHDVYVVEGDVGPGTGNIVNNGMVLVKGSVLDGYNVMAKSGIEVNGLVGRCNLRTDGSIVLRSGANGKGGSEIYAKKSIKSKFLENVNVRCEGNIEVVRGIVNSFVSCTKKVLCIGKKSKIVGSDVRAREEVRAYSIGSEGNAETSICVGCDPEIKVLLSRFTEYLVKIEKRLEVLTKDISALKKNIQLTVDKAEKSLKIDSCNELINERDILILEIKMVKDKQESLQDALEDSKIDGKIFVEYIAYTGVKLHIKDAYYELPRDYNNITFVEDDNIIKMLAYVPFKSK from the coding sequence ATGGCTACGATTAGCGATTTTGCGGATTTTAGGAATAGAATTAAGAATTATTTAGAAAGAGAAAATCGTATTAATTTAATAGAGGTGGAATCAGATACGCTTGAAGAGGCTTTAAATGATGCTTCTTTAGAACTTTCAGTTCCTTATAAAGACTTGAATTATGAGGTCTTGGTACGTGGAAATAATGGACTATTTGGATATGGTAAGAAAAACTGGAAAATAGTTGCTTATAAGAATTCTTATTCAAAGTTTGGTGTTACTGATGTTTTAAGTTCACAAAGTGAATTTGAAGAAGTTGCGTCTCTGGATGGGAAATTTTTTATCAGGAGAACTGCCAAGGGGGTATTTTTGAAGGTTACTCCTGCTCAAGGAGATGGGAGTGTTGTTAAGTTTAAAGATGTAATGGATAAATTTGCTTCATATAGTAATATCAAAGATTTGGATGAAAATTTTGTTAGATCGGTTATTGAGGATGCTAATGGTAAGTATGAACAAGTATCTGTTTTTGAGGCCGATCTTGTTGAGAGTGTAACTATGATGGTTCATATATCAGAAGATTCAATGTCAGTAACTGTTGAATTTACTGTTCCTGGACCTAATGGTGCTGAAGTTTTGGAAAAAGATATTTATAGTATTCTTAAGAAATATGGAGTATCAGATCGAGCATTGCTTAAGAATAAAATAAAAGAATTTGTAGATTATCCTTTTTATGGTGAACCAGTTGAGATGGCAAGGGGAGTAAATCCTGTTAAGGGAAGAGATGCTTATATTAATTTTATTGCTAAGAGTAAGTCTTCAGGTGAGTATGGTGCTGTAGGTAATGAGTTTAGAAATGTTAATAGAGGAGATGAATTGGCAGAAATTATTCCCTTATCAGAGGGTATTGAAGGGTATACTGTTTTTGGAAAAATATTAAGAGCAGAGCATGGTCGAGAGCTGGATTTGATTTTGGGAGATAATACTTTCATGGAAGGAAATAAGATTATTGCAGGGTGTGATGGATATATATCTATTTCAAATGGTATTATTTCTGTGCATGATGTTTATGTTGTTGAGGGTGATGTTGGACCTGGTACTGGAAATATAGTAAATAATGGTATGGTGCTTGTTAAGGGAAGTGTTTTAGATGGATATAATGTTATGGCTAAGAGTGGAATAGAAGTCAATGGACTTGTTGGTAGGTGTAATTTGAGAACTGATGGTTCTATTGTTCTTCGAAGTGGGGCTAATGGAAAGGGTGGTTCAGAGATTTATGCAAAGAAGTCTATTAAGTCTAAATTTTTAGAAAATGTTAATGTACGATGTGAAGGCAATATTGAAGTTGTAAGAGGAATTGTCAATTCTTTTGTTTCTTGTACAAAGAAGGTGCTTTGCATTGGAAAAAAATCTAAGATAGTTGGTTCTGATGTTCGTGCGAGAGAAGAGGTTCGAGCATATTCTATTGGATCTGAGGGTAATGCTGAGACTTCTATTTGTGTTGGGTGTGATCCTGAAATAAAAGTTTTGCTATCTAGATTTACTGAATATCTTGTGAAGATTGAGAAACGGTTGGAAGTTTTAACAAAAGATATTTCTGCTTTAAAGAAGAACATTCAACTTACTGTTGATAAAGCTGAGAAATCTTTAAAAATTGACAGTTGTAATGAGCTTATTAATGAGCGAGATATTTTAATTTTGGAAATAAAGATGGTAAAAGATAAGCAAGAAAGTTTGCAAGATGCACTTGAAGATAGTAAGATTGATGGCAAAATTTTTGTTGAGTACATAGCTTATACTGGCGTTAAGTTGCATATTAAAGATGCTTATTATGAACTTCCAAGAGATTATAATAATATTACTTTTGTAGAGGATGACAATATTATTAAAATGTTAGCTTATGTTCCTTTTAAATCTAAATAG
- a CDS encoding MinD/ParA family protein, with amino-acid sequence MEDQAQSLRDIMRLNNRASFVVDDKIQNNRTRFIAVTSGKGGVGKSNIAVGLALKYANLGKKVLVFDADIGMANINILLGVIPKYSIYHMIMQGRGIKDVITKTEYNIDLLAGASGTTELLDLSETEMNQFIKELLKVYEYDIVIIDTSAGISRQVISFLFSSDDVVIVTTPEPTSITDAYGIIKVLSHKMENLKNLRLVVNRVANVSEGKGVAKKVIDISSQFLNLNIDYLGYVYEDQNIRNSVFKQRPFILLNPNSKASYCLDSIVAALEEITLDNKKRRGVIGFISKFFGME; translated from the coding sequence ATAGAAGATCAGGCTCAAAGTTTACGTGATATTATGAGATTGAATAATAGGGCTAGTTTTGTTGTTGATGATAAAATTCAAAATAATAGAACAAGATTTATTGCCGTTACTAGTGGTAAAGGTGGTGTTGGCAAAAGTAATATTGCTGTGGGTCTTGCTCTTAAATATGCAAATCTTGGTAAAAAAGTTTTAGTTTTTGATGCAGATATTGGTATGGCTAATATTAATATTTTGCTTGGAGTCATTCCAAAGTACAGTATTTATCACATGATTATGCAAGGGCGAGGTATTAAGGACGTAATAACAAAGACAGAATATAATATTGATCTTTTAGCTGGTGCTTCTGGGACAACAGAACTTTTAGATTTATCAGAGACCGAGATGAATCAGTTTATAAAGGAGTTATTAAAAGTTTATGAATATGATATAGTGATAATAGATACCAGTGCTGGAATTTCAAGACAGGTTATTTCGTTTTTGTTTTCTAGTGATGACGTAGTTATTGTTACAACGCCAGAACCTACTTCTATAACGGATGCTTATGGTATAATCAAGGTTTTATCTCATAAAATGGAAAATTTAAAAAATTTAAGACTGGTTGTCAATAGAGTGGCTAATGTAAGTGAGGGAAAAGGAGTGGCTAAAAAAGTTATTGATATATCAAGTCAGTTTTTGAATTTAAATATTGATTATTTAGGATATGTTTATGAAGATCAAAATATTAGGAATTCTGTTTTTAAACAAAGACCTTTTATTTTATTAAATCCCAATAGTAAGGCTAGTTATTGTCTTGATTCTATTGTGGCTGCTCTTGAAGAAATTACTCTTGATAATAAAAAAAGAAGAGGTGTCATAGGTTTTATATCTAAATTTTTTGGGATGGAATAG
- the flhF gene encoding flagellar biosynthesis protein FlhF, whose protein sequence is MVQYFTERGPTYNEVIETVKKKYGKNARVMTYKTIAHGGIFGLFSRDWIEVSGYVRYDIGQQQINVEEEKRKILQSIKKEESSSIEDVIKEVKSLKNELAHKKEEINHPTILKIEDILRSNDFSESYIRDINDFIKREFSLSDLDDYDKVRDSVIIYIAKTIKCSGSIIDNLKKRIFILVGPTGVGKTTTIAKLAAIYGINSDDKSLNIKIITIDNYRIGAKKQIQTYGDIMGIPVKAIESFKDLKEEITQSKDFDLVLIDTIGKSPKDFMKLAEMKELLNACGRDAEFHLAVSSTTKTADIKEIFHQFSPFSYKTVIFTKLDETTCVGNLISLIHEMRKEVSYVTDGQIVPHNISIAEPLTFIKKINGYRISDDIEFIRKLKGKSYY, encoded by the coding sequence ATGGTTCAGTATTTTACAGAAAGAGGTCCGACCTATAATGAGGTCATAGAAACTGTTAAGAAGAAATATGGAAAGAATGCTAGAGTTATGACTTATAAGACAATAGCTCATGGAGGAATATTTGGCTTGTTTAGTAGAGATTGGATTGAAGTTTCAGGTTATGTTAGATATGACATTGGACAACAACAAATAAATGTCGAAGAGGAGAAGCGTAAAATTCTTCAAAGCATTAAAAAAGAAGAGAGTTCTTCAATTGAGGATGTAATTAAGGAAGTTAAATCTCTAAAAAATGAACTTGCACATAAAAAGGAAGAAATTAATCATCCAACAATTTTAAAAATAGAAGATATTTTACGTAGTAATGATTTTTCTGAAAGTTACATTAGAGATATTAATGATTTTATTAAGAGAGAGTTTAGTTTATCAGATCTTGATGATTATGATAAAGTTAGAGATAGTGTTATAATATACATTGCTAAAACTATTAAATGTTCAGGTTCTATTATTGATAATCTTAAGAAAAGAATTTTTATTTTAGTTGGACCAACGGGTGTTGGGAAGACCACTACTATTGCAAAACTTGCAGCGATCTATGGAATTAATAGTGATGATAAGAGTTTGAATATTAAGATTATTACCATTGATAACTATCGTATAGGAGCTAAGAAACAAATTCAAACATATGGTGATATTATGGGGATTCCTGTTAAGGCGATTGAATCTTTTAAAGATTTAAAAGAAGAAATTACACAGTCAAAGGATTTTGATCTTGTTCTTATTGATACAATTGGTAAGAGTCCTAAAGATTTTATGAAACTTGCTGAGATGAAGGAACTTCTTAATGCTTGTGGTCGTGATGCTGAATTTCATTTGGCTGTCAGCTCTACTACAAAGACGGCAGATATTAAAGAAATATTTCATCAATTTTCTCCCTTTAGCTACAAGACCGTGATTTTTACGAAGTTAGATGAGACAACATGTGTTGGTAATTTAATAAGTTTAATTCATGAAATGAGAAAGGAAGTTTCTTATGTTACTGATGGGCAAATTGTTCCTCATAATATTAGTATTGCAGAACCGCTTACCTTTATCAAAAAAATAAATGGATATAGAATAAGTGATGATATTGAATTTATTCGAAAGCTAAAAGGTAAATCTTATTATTAA
- the flhA gene encoding flagellar biosynthesis protein FlhA, producing the protein MLDARKNSVLVYFGLNNKADLVVSVGLILVVASFILPLPAFILDALIAVNLVISLLVMLIVLYSKRSLDFSVFPTLLLVMTIFGLVLNISSTRLILIKGISFDGQMIRAFGTFVVGSSGTQGLFVGFIIFLIIIAVQFIVITKGSTRVAEVAARFALDALPGKQMAIDSAYSSGNLTEEEATRQKNDLQAEVNFYGAMDGASKFVSGNVKVGFLITLINILGGLIIGVTLQGLSFSDAVNNYVSLTVGDGLVSQLPALLISTATGLIVTRSISKNSFGVEIIEQFTSYSGIYWIVSGFLLFLAFLPGFPTLILILLGMLIAFLAYSLSNLDRNRELHEKQKAEEQILSYADKEIAPVVPLDPLALEIGYNLVPIVDDSKTSELLDRIVKIRREIALELGIVVPKIRIVDNMRLEPNEYSFKLRGVEIGHGEIKLGKFLVINVGSDSGIEGDLTKDPSFGLPSLWVNDNGREIAEKLGYTVVDPPSIIATHMTELIKRHACEILTRQDVQNILDIFKKDYGAIVEEVLKDFSVGEIQRVLQGLLKEQVSIRNLVTIFETIADFTSITKDTFFLIEKCRQAIGRQIVSGYLNSNLELNVITINPEFEQKIIDSRFETNNDLISSLDPNLKTKFIYELFRLVNEVQSQGYYPVILSSESARPVIRVLTSRELPDIVVISVLEVPKNVKVNVLKTVEVEE; encoded by the coding sequence TTGTTGGATGCAAGAAAAAACTCTGTATTAGTATATTTTGGACTTAATAATAAAGCGGACTTGGTAGTTTCAGTTGGTTTAATACTTGTTGTTGCTAGTTTTATTTTGCCACTTCCTGCATTTATTTTAGATGCTTTGATTGCAGTTAATTTGGTAATAAGTCTTTTAGTTATGCTTATTGTTCTTTATTCTAAACGTTCACTTGATTTTTCAGTTTTTCCAACGCTTTTACTTGTGATGACCATTTTTGGTCTTGTTTTAAATATTTCTTCTACTAGATTAATTTTGATAAAAGGAATAAGTTTTGATGGTCAAATGATAAGGGCCTTTGGAACATTTGTTGTTGGAAGTTCTGGAACTCAAGGTCTCTTTGTTGGTTTTATAATATTTCTTATTATAATTGCAGTTCAATTTATTGTTATCACTAAGGGTTCTACAAGAGTTGCTGAAGTGGCCGCTCGTTTTGCTCTTGATGCTCTTCCTGGAAAACAGATGGCTATTGATTCTGCCTATAGTTCTGGAAATTTAACAGAAGAGGAAGCTACAAGGCAGAAGAATGATTTGCAAGCTGAAGTAAATTTTTATGGTGCTATGGATGGTGCTTCTAAATTTGTATCAGGCAATGTGAAGGTTGGATTTTTAATAACGCTTATAAATATTCTTGGAGGACTTATAATAGGGGTTACTCTTCAAGGACTTAGTTTTAGCGATGCGGTCAATAATTATGTGTCTTTGACTGTTGGGGATGGACTTGTTTCTCAGCTTCCAGCGTTGTTAATTTCAACAGCAACAGGGCTTATTGTTACTAGATCGATATCAAAAAATAGTTTTGGAGTTGAGATTATTGAACAATTTACTTCCTATTCAGGAATTTATTGGATTGTATCTGGGTTTTTATTATTTTTGGCATTTCTTCCAGGGTTCCCTACATTAATACTCATTCTTTTAGGTATGTTGATAGCCTTTTTAGCTTATTCACTGTCTAACTTAGATAGGAATAGAGAACTTCATGAAAAACAAAAAGCCGAAGAGCAAATATTAAGTTATGCTGATAAGGAGATTGCTCCTGTAGTGCCACTAGATCCATTGGCTTTAGAGATTGGGTATAATCTTGTTCCAATAGTTGATGATTCAAAGACCTCAGAACTTCTTGATCGTATTGTGAAAATACGTCGTGAAATTGCTCTTGAATTGGGAATAGTTGTGCCTAAGATTAGAATAGTGGATAATATGCGACTTGAACCAAATGAGTATTCATTTAAGCTTAGGGGAGTAGAGATTGGACATGGGGAAATTAAGTTAGGTAAGTTTTTGGTTATAAATGTGGGATCTGATTCTGGTATTGAAGGAGATCTTACAAAAGATCCTTCATTTGGACTTCCATCTCTTTGGGTAAATGACAATGGGAGGGAAATTGCTGAAAAATTGGGTTATACTGTAGTTGATCCTCCTTCAATTATTGCTACTCATATGACTGAACTTATTAAGAGGCATGCTTGTGAGATTTTGACACGTCAAGATGTTCAAAATATTCTTGATATTTTTAAAAAAGATTATGGAGCTATTGTTGAAGAAGTTTTAAAAGATTTTTCAGTGGGAGAAATTCAAAGAGTGTTACAAGGTCTTTTAAAAGAACAAGTCTCAATACGTAATTTAGTGACAATTTTTGAAACAATAGCAGACTTTACGAGTATTACTAAAGATACATTTTTTTTAATTGAAAAATGTAGACAAGCAATTGGAAGACAGATAGTTAGTGGATATTTAAATTCTAATTTAGAACTTAATGTGATAACAATAAATCCAGAATTTGAGCAAAAAATAATTGATTCACGATTTGAGACAAATAACGATCTTATAAGTTCTCTTGATCCAAATTTAAAAACTAAATTTATTTATGAACTTTTTAGACTTGTAAATGAGGTTCAATCACAAGGATATTATCCTGTTATACTATCGAGTGAATCCGCACGACCTGTAATAAGGGTCTTGACCAGTAGAGAACTTCCAGATATTGTTGTTATATCTGTTTTAGAGGTTCCTAAAAATGTTAAAGTTAATGTGCTTAAAACAGTAGAGGTTGAAGAGTAG
- the flhB gene encoding flagellar biosynthesis protein FlhB — protein MNTRNEFLSKNWYIPLNFFASEDEGRTELPTEQKKQKAREEGQVLKSTEINMAVTLCILFAVFFFMLSYFAYELMDVFRWQAGKLPEIMSISIYSLGFAYIRSMLGYVIVFLLISFIVVFLINVVQVGFLITFKPIVPKWDRVNPNFSKWIKNSFGSFDAFFNLFKSLSKIAIISFIYYIMLRSNIGKISRMFEYSLEDGISVILSLAYRICFFSVIVLMGISILDYLFQRTRYIENLKMTKEEVKQERKEMEGDPLLRSRMRERMREILNANLKVTVPQADVVITNPEHFAVAIKWDSNTMLAPRVLAKGQDEIAFVIKQIARENNIPVMENKPLARDLYANVDVNEEIPREYWEIVSKILVKVYSIAKKFN, from the coding sequence ATGAATACTAGAAATGAATTTTTAAGTAAAAATTGGTATATCCCTCTTAATTTTTTTGCCTCAGAGGATGAGGGTAGAACTGAACTTCCTACTGAACAAAAAAAACAAAAAGCAAGAGAAGAAGGGCAAGTATTAAAATCAACCGAAATTAATATGGCAGTTACTCTTTGCATATTATTTGCTGTGTTTTTCTTTATGTTATCTTATTTTGCTTACGAATTAATGGATGTTTTTAGGTGGCAAGCTGGTAAGCTTCCAGAGATAATGTCGATTAGTATTTATTCATTGGGGTTTGCATATATTAGATCGATGCTTGGATATGTGATTGTATTTCTTTTGATATCGTTTATAGTTGTTTTTTTAATTAACGTTGTGCAAGTTGGCTTTTTGATAACCTTTAAACCTATAGTTCCCAAATGGGATAGAGTAAATCCAAATTTTTCAAAGTGGATTAAAAATTCTTTTGGTTCATTTGATGCTTTTTTTAATTTGTTTAAAAGTTTATCAAAAATTGCTATAATATCTTTTATATATTATATAATGCTAAGAAGCAATATAGGTAAAATCTCAAGAATGTTTGAATATAGTCTTGAAGATGGTATTTCTGTTATATTAAGTCTTGCTTACAGAATATGTTTTTTTTCAGTAATAGTATTGATGGGTATTAGTATATTGGATTATCTTTTTCAAAGAACTCGTTATATTGAAAATTTGAAAATGACAAAAGAAGAAGTGAAGCAAGAGAGAAAAGAAATGGAAGGAGATCCTCTGCTTCGTTCTAGAATGCGGGAGCGAATGAGAGAAATTTTGAATGCTAATTTAAAAGTAACGGTTCCTCAAGCGGATGTAGTAATTACGAATCCGGAACATTTTGCTGTTGCTATTAAGTGGGATAGTAATACTATGTTAGCACCAAGGGTGCTTGCAAAGGGGCAAGATGAAATTGCATTTGTAATTAAGCAAATTGCCAGGGAAAATAATATTCCTGTGATGGAAAATAAGCCTCTTGCAAGGGATCTTTATGCTAATGTTGATGTTAATGAAGAAATTCCAAGAGAATATTGGGAAATTGTTTCTAAAATTCTTGTGAAAGTGTATTCTATCGCTAAAAAATTTAATTAG
- the fliR gene encoding flagellar biosynthetic protein FliR, with translation MNMNFLVLKSFVILPVFVRIFLFLRFSPFFATIRMSYLNFFFALILSIIVVDKINVVYPLDNLIAFTLILAGEAILGLIQAFFVSIIFSVFHLLGFFFSNQMGLAYANIFDVFAEEDNLVISQIFTCLFLLLFLSNNVLLRFFMIGVHDSVLNVRVENMVNIKNYEFIELMFYSFVILFEKALIISLPILGVLLLLYLILGILSKTAPQINLLMISFAVSLGLGLIILYIGFPSLVMSVKRVIELALESMRNALNLFSETLK, from the coding sequence ATGAATATGAATTTTTTAGTTTTAAAATCTTTTGTGATTTTGCCTGTGTTTGTTAGGATTTTTCTTTTCCTAAGGTTTTCACCTTTTTTTGCAACTATAAGAATGAGTTATTTAAATTTTTTCTTTGCTTTAATTTTGTCTATTATTGTTGTAGATAAGATAAATGTTGTTTACCCTTTAGATAATTTGATTGCATTTACGTTGATATTGGCAGGAGAAGCTATTTTAGGTCTTATTCAGGCTTTTTTTGTAAGCATAATTTTCAGTGTTTTTCATTTGCTTGGATTTTTTTTCTCAAATCAGATGGGTCTTGCTTATGCAAATATTTTCGATGTTTTTGCAGAAGAGGATAATTTAGTAATATCTCAAATATTTACTTGTCTTTTTTTGCTTTTATTTTTATCAAATAATGTTTTATTACGTTTCTTTATGATTGGAGTGCATGATTCTGTTTTAAATGTTAGAGTTGAAAATATGGTTAATATAAAAAATTATGAATTTATTGAGTTGATGTTTTATTCTTTTGTTATTCTTTTTGAAAAAGCTTTGATAATTTCTCTTCCAATATTGGGAGTTCTTTTACTTTTATATTTAATTTTAGGCATACTTTCAAAGACCGCTCCCCAGATTAATTTATTAATGATTAGTTTTGCAGTTTCGTTGGGATTGGGATTAATTATTTTATATATTGGTTTTCCAAGTTTGGTGATGTCCGTTAAGAGAGTCATTGAACTTGCTTTAGAATCTATGAGGAATGCTTTAAATTTATTTTCTGAGACCTTAAAATGA
- the fliQ gene encoding flagellar biosynthesis protein FliQ, with amino-acid sequence MTTGQIIYLIRISIENIIILSAPMLITALIVGLLISIFQAVTSIQDQTLSFIPKIIIILLTLVIFGPWILKKLMLFAFMVFSQIQNI; translated from the coding sequence ATGACAACAGGACAAATTATTTATTTAATTAGAATTTCTATTGAGAATATTATTATTCTCTCAGCGCCAATGTTGATTACAGCTCTTATAGTTGGTCTTCTAATTTCAATTTTTCAAGCTGTTACATCTATTCAAGATCAAACACTTAGTTTTATTCCTAAGATTATTATAATACTTTTAACTCTTGTTATATTTGGTCCTTGGATTTTAAAAAAGCTTATGCTTTTTGCTTTTATGGTTTTTAGTCAAATACAAAATATATAA
- the fliP gene encoding flagellar type III secretion system pore protein FliP (The bacterial flagellar biogenesis protein FliP forms a type III secretion system (T3SS)-type pore required for flagellar assembly.), with translation MSKKLSFFLFFGVINFAFAQTKSLQTTTGLNFPFVDLVNSVGGGIIFPLQLLLILTIITLSPAFLVLMTSFLRIAIVLDFIRRALSLQQSPPNQVIMGLALFLTLFTMWPTFNIIYKEAYLPLQDSKIGFNEFYDRGIAPLRNFMYKQMSNSKHEEIRLFMSISNYPRPKNFSEVPTHVLIASFVLHELKVAFKMGILIFLPFIVIDIIVAAVLMAMGMIMLPPVMISLPFKLMLFVMVDGWTLITSGLVKSFM, from the coding sequence TTGAGTAAAAAATTAAGTTTTTTCTTATTTTTTGGAGTTATAAATTTTGCATTTGCTCAAACTAAATCTTTGCAAACTACTACTGGTTTAAATTTTCCGTTTGTTGATCTTGTAAATTCTGTTGGCGGTGGAATAATTTTTCCTTTGCAACTGTTATTGATATTAACTATAATAACTCTTTCTCCAGCTTTTTTAGTTTTGATGACTTCTTTTTTAAGGATAGCAATAGTATTAGATTTTATTAGAAGGGCATTATCACTTCAACAATCACCACCTAATCAGGTAATAATGGGATTGGCTTTATTTTTAACTCTTTTTACTATGTGGCCAACTTTTAACATAATATATAAAGAAGCATATTTGCCTCTTCAGGACTCAAAAATAGGTTTTAATGAATTTTATGATAGGGGAATTGCTCCTCTTAGAAATTTTATGTATAAGCAAATGTCTAATAGTAAGCATGAAGAGATTAGATTGTTTATGAGTATTAGTAATTATCCCAGGCCTAAGAATTTTAGTGAAGTTCCTACTCATGTTCTTATTGCATCTTTTGTTTTGCACGAGCTGAAAGTTGCTTTTAAAATGGGCATTTTAATATTTTTACCATTCATAGTGATAGACATTATTGTAGCTGCCGTTTTAATGGCGATGGGAATGATAATGTTGCCGCCTGTAATGATATCTTTACCATTTAAACTTATGCTTTTTGTAATGGTAGATGGTTGGACTTTGATTACTAGTGGGCTTGTGAAAAGCTTTATGTGA